TTCCCAGTGCCATTAAAATCGATGCAGTCAAAAATAAAGAGACTACTTGCATCAATCTGATAAGCAAATTTTACACCTCTCCAAGATTTTTCATATTAAGTAACTTCTTTTATTAAAGATATATGAATATTTCGGTGTTGTTTATTAAAATTATTTATTTATTCAGAGAAATGTGTATATATACATCGATTTTGATGTAATTTATGCTAAAGAGTAACATTAAATAACAAAATTATCGATATTCTATAACCAGATGGCTGCGGTGTCCATAATCCAACAGCCATCCACACGACTATAAAGGAGGAAGAGCATGGGAACTGCAAAATCGATCATCGCGCTGATCGTAATGTCGTGCTGCATAATCGCCCAGGCTTCAGCGGCGGATTTTGTGCTGCACATATTCGGAAACGCTAACATGGATGACCGGATCGACGGAGATGATCTGGAATTCCTCAGCATGGTCGTTAAGGGTGAGAAAAATGCCACCGAGCTCTGCGATGCTGATCACAACGGCGTGGTGGATGCATCCGACATCTCCCACGTGGAGCGTATCATTAATGGAACCGCGACCGAGATAACTGTGATCGATTCTGATGGGAAGGTGGTAACACTACCTCAGCCGCTGGAGAGGCTGGTGATCTACAATCATCAGTGTGCAGAGGTGCTTCAGCTCCTGGGTGTCGATGACAGGGTTGTGGGTGTCAGGGATACCTTTGCGGAGCAGAAAAACCGCTTTCCAAGACTGAGCAGGGTTACAAGCATTGGGAGTGGTGCCGAACCCAACATCGAGGCTATACTCAAGACCGATCCGCAGGTTGTGCTGGCATACACATTCTATCCTGCTGAGGATGCACTTGACGCGAAGCTTCCTCCAGAAGTAAAGGTTCTGCGTCTGGACTGCGAGTGCAGCGGCATTGGACCCAATGCGATGCGGGAGAAGATAACCATGATGGGGTACATATTTGGCGCAAGAGACCGC
The Methanothrix sp. DNA segment above includes these coding regions:
- a CDS encoding ABC transporter substrate-binding protein; its protein translation is MGTAKSIIALIVMSCCIIAQASAADFVLHIFGNANMDDRIDGDDLEFLSMVVKGEKNATELCDADHNGVVDASDISHVERIINGTATEITVIDSDGKVVTLPQPLERLVIYNHQCAEVLQLLGVDDRVVGVRDTFAEQKNRFPRLSRVTSIGSGAEPNIEAILKTDPQVVLAYTFYPAEDALDAKLPPEVKVLRLDCECSGIGPNAMREKITMMGYIFGARDRAEKYLKWHDGIVSLVEERVKTVPEDKRVRVYLESTPEGKNPLTSRTAIGSGHAANKLVEMAGGVNIAAGHLPLYLDTPIEYGEIQTEWVLSQNPDVIVGRAMGKGIRPYENENSSLLQSYDQEIRNLPGFDRVKAVRDGRVYIITNDYAVTPNYPSALLALAKWFYPELFQDVDPVAAHQEYVNMMGLDFDVRKRGAFTFHASDSA